The following coding sequences lie in one Lysobacter capsici genomic window:
- a CDS encoding HAD family hydrolase, translating into MTFRLALFDIAGTTVSDPGFVAQAFVGAMSAAGHPIDHEACRPLMGYPKPLAVARLLGVQADDPRIASIHADFVQRMLVCYREWPGIEPLPGAESVFAMLRANGIQVALNTGFSRDIADAIVERLQWSRRIDALIASDEVAQGRPAPDMIHALMQRLRIDDPAQVVKIGDTEVDIGEGRAAKVGLVVAVTTGAFTRAELEPYAPDRIIDGLFELPALLGLDGSDRNARHAAA; encoded by the coding sequence ATGACCTTCCGCCTTGCCCTGTTCGATATCGCCGGCACCACCGTGTCGGACCCCGGCTTCGTCGCCCAGGCGTTCGTCGGCGCGATGAGCGCCGCCGGCCATCCGATCGACCACGAGGCCTGCCGGCCGCTGATGGGCTATCCCAAGCCGCTGGCGGTCGCACGCCTGCTCGGTGTGCAGGCCGACGACCCGCGGATCGCCTCGATCCACGCCGACTTCGTCCAGCGCATGCTGGTGTGCTATCGCGAATGGCCCGGCATCGAACCCTTGCCCGGCGCCGAGTCGGTGTTCGCGATGCTGCGCGCCAACGGCATCCAGGTCGCGCTGAACACCGGGTTCTCGCGCGATATCGCCGACGCCATCGTCGAACGCCTGCAATGGTCGCGGCGCATCGATGCGCTGATCGCCAGCGACGAAGTCGCGCAGGGCCGGCCGGCGCCGGACATGATCCACGCGCTGATGCAGCGCCTGCGCATCGACGACCCGGCCCAGGTGGTCAAGATCGGCGACACCGAAGTCGATATCGGCGAAGGCCGCGCGGCCAAGGTCGGCCTGGTGGTGGCGGTCACCACCGGCGCGTTCACCCGCGCCGAACTCGAGCCCTACGCGCCCGACCGCATCATCGATGGCCTGTTCGAACTGCCGGCCCTGCTGGGGCTGGATGGGTCCGACCGCAACGCGCGCCACGCCGCGGCATGA
- a CDS encoding DUF2066 domain-containing protein has product MGKAIRVLMVATLLLASFAAAAQRVEGDRAQADGAYSAEVPVAGQGEAERNGAMARALAQVLGKLSGDRGAAGRPGVGQELRRAKDYVTGYDYRQDEGVSQATGAPTFQTTLIVNFDQAKVDGLASTLGLPIWPQPRPKPVLWMAIDDGSGPRLVGLAQANAARAALNRAIERGYKLGLPTGSAAEQASVGAIWRGDAAAVARASARYSPPMQLIGKIYRVKSGGWKGDWSFVDGGKVLGSWSNSDPDARKVMSGGADGAADALMKRYAKRSVAGPPGTYRVVFSGVRSADDYIRLAGYLQGLAVIRKITPIRATPDTLEYDLELLSGLPGLKRMTDAGDTLVQLDGLEGQPPVFQLH; this is encoded by the coding sequence ATGGGCAAGGCAATCCGGGTTTTGATGGTCGCAACGTTGCTGCTGGCGAGTTTCGCCGCGGCCGCCCAGCGGGTCGAGGGCGATCGCGCCCAGGCCGACGGCGCCTACTCGGCCGAAGTGCCGGTGGCCGGCCAGGGCGAGGCCGAACGCAACGGCGCCATGGCGCGCGCGCTGGCCCAGGTGCTGGGCAAGCTGTCGGGCGACCGCGGCGCGGCCGGGCGGCCGGGCGTCGGCCAGGAACTGCGCCGGGCCAAGGACTACGTCACCGGTTACGACTACCGCCAGGACGAGGGCGTGTCCCAGGCCACCGGGGCGCCGACCTTCCAGACCACCTTGATCGTCAATTTCGACCAGGCCAAGGTCGACGGCCTGGCCTCGACCCTCGGCCTGCCGATCTGGCCGCAGCCGCGGCCCAAGCCGGTGCTGTGGATGGCGATCGACGACGGCAGCGGTCCGCGCCTGGTCGGCCTGGCGCAGGCCAACGCCGCGCGCGCCGCGCTCAATCGCGCGATCGAACGCGGCTACAAGCTGGGCCTGCCGACCGGCAGCGCGGCCGAACAGGCCAGCGTCGGCGCGATCTGGCGCGGCGACGCCGCCGCGGTCGCCCGCGCCTCGGCGCGCTACAGCCCGCCGATGCAGCTGATCGGCAAAATCTACCGGGTCAAGAGCGGCGGCTGGAAAGGCGACTGGAGCTTCGTCGACGGCGGCAAGGTGCTGGGCAGCTGGTCCAACAGCGATCCCGACGCGCGCAAGGTCATGAGCGGCGGCGCCGACGGCGCGGCCGATGCGCTGATGAAGCGTTACGCCAAGCGCAGCGTGGCCGGTCCGCCGGGCACCTACCGGGTCGTGTTCAGCGGCGTGCGCAGCGCCGACGACTACATCCGCCTGGCCGGCTATCTGCAAGGCCTGGCGGTGATCCGCAAGATCACCCCGATCCGCGCCACCCCGGACACCCTGGAGTACGACCTGGAACTGCTGTCCGGCCTGCCCGGCCTCAAGCGCATGACCGACGCCGGCGACACCCTGGTGCAGCTGGACGGCCTGGAAGGTCAGCCGCCCGTGTTCCAGTTGCACTGA
- a CDS encoding tetratricopeptide repeat protein, whose protein sequence is MGEHRAKRWVVAVWAGSWSLAVAAMGPAASADVAASGAGAAAPVDSSSRCLPAPAAALPAPAQCQRRFGIQPGTGDASVLETLYARSIEFQHRSDFVQASAALDCAQASAGGRAGGALEYELLRRRGVIDYRNECQVEALAKFKQALQLAQHSEDRPAQSKIWNNIGSTLRRLGDYRGALQALMSSLELQRSLPERDSGPALNNIADLYRDFGDTDAAVRHYDQARAEFLRAGNTTEAAHVLASQGVLALDAGQIGRGQTLLEQARGELDKAGDRTYLLRVHAELGRAAIARGDLAQAKRWTDSGLAIAAQAGTAVPAPLQLQAARGDRLRGQAHAAQARVQTALAALAPQDSDRPALLAELADDFEAQGEWPRALAALRDSEATARGLREARYDREMKWLQLRFETAERDRTIAALATENQVRALSLKQRTLALWLTVVSALAALLGLTVFFLRRQHRVRVAEAARRARLAEEVEYYRRAAADLGVDRARLQAALDSRDDAVLILDVAGHVLAANRSAGELLQHPGASALSGRAFGELLDESGAHRFAQALERLDESSASQRFDFRLGARRDALSAQLSESGQGEGLIVLGLKPAASATGVASAVADGAEHEPLSVETPALADDDELRQSFRRALVELMLAVVEAWERSTGQGRLELAEKSRIWRVTVDDGRLRARAMERYLSLSKLPRQPRWRDVLRSGYYVLAECTLDESVRGELQRHVDAVLAYTRRHALV, encoded by the coding sequence GTGGGCGAACACAGGGCGAAGCGTTGGGTGGTTGCGGTGTGGGCAGGGAGTTGGTCGTTGGCGGTGGCGGCGATGGGGCCCGCGGCGAGTGCGGACGTAGCGGCGTCCGGCGCCGGTGCCGCCGCGCCCGTCGATTCGTCGTCGCGCTGCCTGCCCGCGCCCGCCGCGGCGCTGCCCGCGCCGGCGCAATGTCAGCGCCGTTTCGGCATCCAGCCCGGCACCGGCGACGCGTCGGTGCTGGAAACGCTGTACGCGCGCAGCATCGAATTCCAGCATCGCAGCGATTTCGTCCAGGCCTCCGCGGCGCTGGACTGCGCCCAGGCCAGCGCCGGCGGCCGCGCCGGCGGCGCGCTCGAATACGAGCTGCTGCGGCGTCGCGGGGTGATCGATTACCGCAACGAATGCCAGGTCGAGGCGCTGGCCAAGTTCAAGCAGGCGCTGCAACTGGCCCAGCACAGCGAAGACCGCCCGGCGCAGTCGAAGATCTGGAACAACATCGGCTCGACCCTGCGCCGGCTCGGCGATTACCGTGGCGCGCTGCAGGCGCTGATGTCGAGCCTGGAACTGCAGCGCAGCCTGCCCGAACGCGATTCGGGCCCGGCCTTGAACAACATCGCCGATCTATACCGCGACTTCGGCGACACCGACGCCGCGGTGCGTCACTACGATCAGGCGCGCGCCGAGTTCCTGCGCGCCGGCAACACCACCGAAGCGGCGCACGTGCTCGCCAGCCAGGGCGTGCTGGCGCTCGACGCCGGCCAGATCGGCCGCGGCCAGACCCTGCTGGAACAGGCGCGCGGCGAACTCGACAAGGCCGGCGATCGCACCTACCTGCTGCGCGTACACGCCGAACTCGGCCGCGCCGCGATCGCCCGCGGCGACCTGGCCCAGGCCAAGCGCTGGACCGACAGCGGCCTGGCGATCGCCGCACAGGCCGGCACCGCGGTGCCGGCGCCGCTGCAGTTGCAGGCCGCGCGCGGCGACCGCCTGCGCGGGCAGGCGCACGCCGCGCAGGCGCGGGTGCAGACCGCCTTGGCCGCGCTGGCGCCGCAGGACAGCGACCGTCCGGCCTTGCTGGCCGAACTGGCCGACGACTTCGAGGCCCAGGGCGAATGGCCGCGCGCGCTGGCCGCGCTGCGCGATTCCGAAGCCACCGCGCGCGGCCTGCGCGAAGCGCGTTACGACCGCGAGATGAAGTGGCTGCAACTGCGCTTCGAAACCGCCGAGCGCGACCGCACCATCGCCGCGCTGGCCACCGAGAACCAGGTCCGCGCGCTGAGCCTGAAGCAGCGCACCCTGGCGCTGTGGCTGACCGTGGTCTCGGCATTGGCCGCGCTGCTCGGGCTGACCGTGTTCTTCCTGCGCCGCCAGCATCGGGTGCGGGTGGCCGAAGCGGCGCGGCGCGCGCGCCTGGCCGAGGAGGTCGAGTACTACCGCCGCGCCGCCGCCGATCTGGGCGTCGATCGCGCCCGCCTGCAGGCCGCGTTGGACAGCCGCGACGACGCGGTGCTGATCCTGGACGTCGCCGGGCATGTGCTCGCGGCCAACCGCAGCGCCGGCGAATTGCTCCAGCACCCCGGCGCCAGCGCATTGTCGGGACGCGCGTTCGGCGAACTGCTCGACGAATCGGGCGCGCACCGCTTCGCCCAGGCGCTGGAACGGCTGGACGAATCCTCGGCCTCGCAGCGCTTCGACTTCCGCCTCGGCGCCCGGCGCGATGCCCTGAGCGCTCAGCTCAGCGAAAGCGGGCAGGGCGAAGGCCTGATCGTGCTCGGCCTCAAGCCGGCGGCCTCGGCCACCGGCGTCGCCTCGGCCGTGGCCGACGGCGCCGAGCACGAACCGCTGAGCGTGGAAACGCCGGCGCTGGCCGACGACGACGAGCTGCGCCAGTCGTTCCGGCGCGCGCTGGTCGAGCTGATGCTCGCGGTGGTCGAAGCCTGGGAACGCAGCACCGGCCAGGGCCGGCTGGAACTGGCCGAGAAAAGCCGGATCTGGCGGGTCACCGTCGACGACGGCCGCCTGCGCGCGCGTGCGATGGAACGCTATCTGAGCCTGTCCAAGCTGCCGCGGCAACCACGTTGGCGCGACGTGCTGCGTTCGGGCTACTACGTGCTGGCCGAATGCACCCTGGACGAATCGGTGCGCGGCGAGTTGCAGCGCCATGTCGACGCCGTGCTGGCCTATACGCGACGCCACGCGCTGGTGTGA
- the hda gene encoding DnaA regulatory inactivator Hda has protein sequence MSVPQLPLTLRYPPDQSLDTYVDAPAGAIAQLRALARHTHETAGYADPTGADWVYLAGPAGVGKTHLLLGACAAAEAAGRRAAYVPLAAAAGRLREALHALEGNDLLALDGIEAIAGHRDDEVALFDTHNRARQAGIAIIYAARENPDELALVLPDLRSRLSQCTRIVLSPLNDAGRGEVLRQRAQRRGLALEEAALDWMLKRVDRDLGGLTALLDKLDRASLAAQRRITVPFLRQTLELDN, from the coding sequence GTGAGCGTTCCGCAGTTGCCGCTGACCCTGCGTTATCCGCCGGATCAGAGCCTGGACACCTATGTGGATGCGCCCGCCGGCGCGATCGCGCAACTGCGCGCGCTGGCGAGGCACACCCACGAAACCGCCGGTTACGCCGATCCGACCGGCGCCGACTGGGTGTACCTGGCCGGTCCGGCCGGCGTCGGCAAGACCCACCTGCTGCTCGGCGCCTGCGCCGCGGCCGAAGCGGCCGGACGCCGCGCCGCCTACGTGCCGCTGGCCGCCGCGGCCGGGCGCTTGCGCGAAGCGCTGCACGCGCTGGAAGGCAACGATCTGCTGGCGCTCGATGGCATCGAAGCGATCGCCGGCCACCGCGACGACGAAGTCGCCTTGTTCGACACCCACAACCGCGCGCGCCAGGCCGGCATCGCGATCATCTACGCCGCGCGCGAGAACCCCGACGAACTGGCGTTGGTGCTGCCCGACCTGCGCTCGCGCCTGTCGCAATGCACGCGCATCGTGCTGAGCCCGCTGAACGACGCCGGTCGCGGCGAGGTGCTGCGTCAGCGCGCGCAGCGGCGTGGTCTGGCCTTGGAAGAGGCGGCGCTGGACTGGATGCTCAAGCGGGTCGACCGCGATCTGGGCGGCTTGACCGCGCTGCTCGACAAGCTCGATCGCGCTTCGCTCGCGGCGCAGCGGCGCATCACGGTGCCGTTTTTGCGGCAGACGCTCGAGTTGGATAACTGA
- a CDS encoding TIGR03364 family FAD-dependent oxidoreductase, with product MNAPSALVIGAGIVGLSIARALAVRGHRVTVLERFDRAVGASVRNFGMIWPIGVPNGAAYERALRSRAIWRELIEDARLWHDPCGSLHLAYAQDEWEVLEQYEHANRAMRPCSLLDREAALARSPALVGEGLRGALFNRDEMIVDPREALRTIPAYLHERHGVEFHWRTPVTAVDTGRAWSGTRRFDADQVFVCSGPEFEQLYPQLYAAAPLTRCKLQMMRLAPQPDGFRLGAALCGGLSLVHYAGFQQAADVAPLRARYEAQFGDLIELGIHVMAAQNGRGEITVGDSHAYAHTHDPFDEHAINTKVLDYLARFARLPDPRVIQTWHGIYPKLTDGSSEFVAQAAPGVTIVNAIGGGGLGMTLSFGLAEEIVEGRYGGLRRAA from the coding sequence ATGAATGCTCCTTCCGCTCTCGTCATCGGCGCCGGCATCGTCGGCCTGTCCATCGCCCGCGCGCTCGCCGTGCGCGGCCACCGCGTCACCGTGCTGGAGCGCTTCGATCGCGCGGTCGGCGCGTCGGTGCGCAACTTCGGCATGATCTGGCCGATCGGCGTGCCCAACGGCGCGGCCTACGAACGCGCGCTGCGTTCACGCGCGATCTGGCGGGAGCTGATCGAGGACGCGCGGCTGTGGCACGACCCCTGCGGTTCGCTGCACCTGGCCTATGCGCAGGACGAATGGGAAGTGCTGGAACAGTACGAACATGCCAATCGCGCGATGCGGCCATGCAGCCTGCTCGATCGCGAGGCGGCCCTGGCGCGTTCGCCGGCCTTGGTCGGAGAGGGTCTACGCGGCGCGTTGTTCAACCGCGACGAGATGATCGTCGATCCGCGCGAAGCGCTGCGCACGATCCCGGCGTATCTGCACGAACGCCACGGCGTCGAATTCCATTGGCGCACGCCGGTGACCGCGGTCGACACCGGCCGCGCCTGGTCGGGCACGCGGCGTTTCGACGCCGATCAAGTGTTCGTGTGCAGTGGCCCGGAATTCGAACAGCTCTATCCGCAGTTGTATGCCGCCGCGCCCCTGACCCGCTGCAAGCTGCAGATGATGCGACTGGCGCCGCAGCCCGACGGCTTCCGCCTGGGCGCGGCGCTGTGCGGCGGCCTGTCGCTGGTGCATTACGCCGGTTTCCAGCAGGCCGCCGACGTGGCGCCGCTGCGCGCGCGCTACGAAGCGCAATTCGGCGACCTGATCGAACTGGGCATCCACGTGATGGCGGCGCAGAACGGCCGCGGCGAGATCACCGTGGGCGATTCGCACGCCTACGCCCACACCCACGACCCGTTCGACGAACACGCGATCAACACCAAGGTGCTCGATTACCTTGCCCGCTTCGCGCGCCTGCCCGACCCGCGCGTGATCCAGACCTGGCACGGCATCTACCCCAAGCTGACCGACGGCAGCAGCGAATTCGTCGCCCAGGCCGCGCCCGGCGTGACCATCGTCAACGCGATCGGCGGCGGCGGGCTGGGGATGACGTTGAGTTTCGGTCTGGCCGAGGAGATCGTCGAGGGCCGCTATGGCGGGTTGCGTCGGGCTGCTTGA
- a CDS encoding DUF4259 domain-containing protein: MGAWGFTTFDNDDAADWLDELGDHQSLALVRETIAAVLEVEADEEVDAPLASAALAASELIAAAIGRPSGAARKQEELMIWISKMRPSPDAALIADALSAIDRILGPHSELRALWEESDDYAAWTDDVTQLRARLAF, translated from the coding sequence ATGGGCGCTTGGGGTTTCACCACATTCGACAACGACGACGCGGCCGACTGGCTGGACGAACTGGGCGATCACCAGAGCCTGGCGCTGGTGCGCGAAACCATCGCCGCGGTGCTGGAGGTCGAGGCGGATGAAGAAGTGGACGCGCCCCTGGCGTCCGCGGCGCTGGCCGCGAGCGAACTGATCGCCGCCGCGATCGGCCGGCCTTCGGGCGCGGCGCGCAAGCAGGAAGAACTGATGATCTGGATCTCGAAGATGCGTCCGTCGCCCGATGCGGCGCTGATCGCCGATGCGCTCAGCGCGATCGACCGCATCCTCGGCCCGCACTCGGAACTGCGCGCGCTGTGGGAAGAAAGCGACGACTACGCGGCGTGGACGGACGATGTGACGCAGTTGCGGGCGCGCTTGGCGTTTTGA
- a CDS encoding DUF5690 family protein, giving the protein MNASRAPSSERARQWQVTLLAGGAALVTYACMYAFRKPFAAASFAGHPLFGVDYKVWLVVAQILGYMCSKFVGIGVIGGLRREHRARLLLSLIGIAWLALLGFALTPAPWNIPFLFLNGLPLGMVWGLVFSYLEGRRTTEAMGAILASSFIMASGVVKSVGKWLLLSGVNEFWMPFVTGLLFLPLLLIAVHFLERVPEPDADDRRERSERQPMSRAERLAFVRSFLPGLVLMIGCYVALTVVRDFRDNFEAELFADLGYGGNAGVFALIETPIALAVLALTAGLTWFRDNLRGLMALHGLMFAGLAVAGISTLAFRAGALPPLWWLALVGFGLYLAYVPFNCVFYERLIATFRVAGNVGFLMYLSDAFGYLGSVAVLLTKEFSGVQLSWTQFFAQIVLALALIGGACLIASALYFHHRVTRRVAAAALAPV; this is encoded by the coding sequence ATGAACGCGTCGCGCGCTCCATCCAGCGAACGTGCGCGGCAGTGGCAGGTAACCTTGCTCGCCGGCGGCGCGGCGCTGGTCACCTACGCGTGCATGTATGCGTTCCGCAAACCGTTCGCGGCCGCGTCGTTCGCCGGGCATCCGCTGTTCGGCGTGGACTACAAAGTCTGGCTGGTGGTCGCGCAGATCCTGGGCTACATGTGCAGCAAGTTCGTCGGCATCGGCGTGATCGGCGGGCTGCGCCGCGAACACCGCGCGCGCCTGCTGCTGAGCCTGATCGGCATCGCCTGGCTGGCGCTGCTGGGGTTCGCGCTGACGCCCGCGCCCTGGAACATCCCGTTCCTGTTTCTCAACGGCCTGCCGCTGGGCATGGTCTGGGGCCTGGTGTTCAGTTACCTGGAAGGCCGCCGCACCACCGAAGCGATGGGCGCGATCCTCGCTTCGAGTTTCATCATGGCCTCGGGCGTGGTCAAAAGCGTAGGCAAGTGGTTGCTGCTGTCGGGCGTCAACGAATTCTGGATGCCGTTCGTGACCGGCCTGCTGTTTCTGCCGCTGCTGCTGATCGCCGTGCATTTTCTCGAACGCGTGCCCGAGCCCGATGCCGACGACCGGCGCGAACGCAGCGAGCGCCAGCCGATGAGCCGCGCCGAGCGCCTCGCCTTCGTGCGCAGCTTCCTGCCGGGACTGGTGCTGATGATCGGCTGCTATGTCGCGCTGACCGTGGTGCGCGATTTCCGCGACAACTTCGAAGCCGAATTGTTCGCCGACCTGGGCTACGGCGGCAATGCCGGCGTGTTCGCCTTGATCGAGACGCCTATTGCGCTGGCGGTGCTGGCGTTGACCGCGGGGCTGACGTGGTTCCGCGACAACCTGCGCGGCCTGATGGCCTTGCACGGGCTGATGTTCGCCGGCCTGGCGGTGGCGGGCATCAGCACACTCGCGTTCCGCGCCGGCGCGTTGCCGCCGCTGTGGTGGCTGGCGCTGGTCGGCTTCGGCCTGTACCTGGCCTACGTGCCGTTCAACTGCGTGTTCTACGAGCGCTTGATCGCGACGTTCCGGGTCGCCGGTAACGTCGGTTTCCTGATGTACCTGTCCGACGCCTTCGGCTATCTGGGCAGCGTCGCGGTGCTGCTGACCAAGGAGTTTTCCGGCGTGCAGCTGTCGTGGACCCAGTTCTTCGCCCAGATCGTGCTGGCGCTGGCGCTGATCGGCGGCGCTTGCCTGATCGCTTCGGCGCTGTACTTCCATCATCGCGTCACCCGTCGCGTCGCCGCGGCGGCGCTCGCGCCTGTCTGA
- a CDS encoding DUF2238 domain-containing protein: MSPTKKVALGIVLTVFAVSWIAPKSPFEQAMHSVLTVIGLLWLWRHDRRWPMRDGHFVAICGFMTAHCIAARWLYSYVPYDQWIQWLTGGWSLDQAFGFKRNHFDRLIHFLYGVCFAPAVREYFRQRWPALSPRQAFVLAVAAIMCTSLIYEWFEWAIALTMSPQDAESYNGQQGDVWDAHTDMFLATLGSLAAWPRGRR; encoded by the coding sequence ATGAGTCCGACCAAGAAGGTCGCCCTGGGCATCGTGCTGACGGTATTCGCCGTCAGCTGGATCGCGCCCAAGAGCCCGTTCGAACAGGCCATGCACAGCGTGCTGACCGTGATCGGCCTGCTGTGGCTGTGGCGGCACGACCGCCGCTGGCCGATGCGCGACGGCCATTTCGTCGCGATCTGCGGGTTCATGACCGCGCACTGCATCGCCGCGCGCTGGCTGTATTCGTACGTGCCCTACGATCAGTGGATCCAGTGGCTGACCGGCGGCTGGTCGCTCGACCAGGCGTTCGGCTTCAAGCGCAATCACTTCGACCGGCTGATCCATTTCCTCTACGGCGTGTGCTTCGCGCCGGCGGTGCGCGAGTACTTCCGGCAACGCTGGCCGGCGCTGTCGCCGCGCCAGGCCTTCGTGCTCGCGGTCGCGGCGATCATGTGCACCAGCCTGATCTACGAATGGTTCGAATGGGCCATCGCCCTGACCATGTCGCCGCAGGACGCGGAGTCCTACAACGGCCAGCAGGGCGACGTCTGGGACGCGCACACCGACATGTTCCTGGCCACGCTGGGTTCGCTGGCGGCGTGGCCGCGCGGCCGTCGCTGA
- a CDS encoding AI-2E family transporter has protein sequence MDRTPLEDIALFLRRLQWTALGVGACWLLWVLAPVLTPFVVAAMLGWLGDPLVDRLERTGRSRNTSVILVFTLMALLVVLVLLILVPLIERQITTLIVSLPSYRDWFTGTAIPWLEQRTGFEISAWLDLNHLIELVRSNWERAGGVATTMLGYLSRSGFAVMAMIANIALLPVLTFFFLRDWDVLVDRVASLIPRDHLATASRLAKASSDVLGAFLRGQFLVMITLGVMYGIGLWAVGLDLGILIGIIAGLLTFVPYLGPASGIILGVVAALVQYGDWKYVAGVLAVFGVGQVIESYWLTPKLVGDRIGLHPVAVIFAVLAGGTLFGFLGMLLALPVAAVANVLLRYAQERYTHSRLYAGDHPTILLDPAANPVSPRAAEPAPSNDSRAAPAADASTERAPQ, from the coding sequence ATGGACCGCACCCCTCTGGAAGACATCGCGCTGTTCCTGCGGCGCCTGCAATGGACGGCGCTCGGCGTCGGCGCGTGCTGGCTGCTGTGGGTGCTGGCCCCGGTGCTGACCCCGTTCGTGGTCGCCGCGATGCTCGGCTGGCTCGGCGATCCGCTGGTCGACCGGCTCGAACGCACCGGCCGCTCGCGCAACACCTCGGTGATCCTGGTGTTCACCCTGATGGCGCTGCTGGTGGTGCTGGTGCTGCTGATCCTGGTGCCGTTGATCGAGCGCCAGATCACCACCCTGATCGTGTCGCTGCCGAGCTACCGCGACTGGTTCACCGGCACCGCGATCCCGTGGCTGGAGCAGCGCACCGGTTTCGAGATCAGCGCCTGGCTCGACCTCAACCACCTGATCGAACTGGTGCGCAGCAACTGGGAGCGCGCCGGCGGCGTGGCGACCACGATGCTGGGCTATCTGTCGCGTTCGGGCTTCGCGGTGATGGCGATGATCGCCAACATCGCGCTGCTGCCGGTGCTGACGTTCTTCTTCCTGCGCGACTGGGACGTGCTGGTCGACCGGGTCGCCTCGCTGATCCCGCGCGATCACCTGGCCACCGCGAGCCGCCTGGCGAAGGCCTCCAGCGACGTGCTCGGCGCGTTCCTGCGCGGCCAGTTCCTGGTGATGATCACGCTCGGCGTGATGTACGGCATCGGCCTGTGGGCGGTCGGCCTGGACCTGGGCATCCTGATCGGCATCATCGCCGGCCTGCTGACCTTCGTGCCCTACCTCGGCCCGGCCAGCGGCATCATCCTCGGCGTGGTCGCCGCGCTGGTGCAGTACGGCGACTGGAAGTACGTGGCCGGCGTGCTCGCCGTGTTCGGCGTGGGCCAGGTGATCGAAAGCTATTGGCTGACCCCGAAGCTGGTCGGCGACCGCATCGGCCTGCATCCGGTCGCGGTGATCTTCGCCGTGCTCGCCGGCGGCACCTTGTTCGGTTTCCTCGGCATGCTGCTGGCGCTGCCGGTGGCGGCGGTGGCCAACGTGCTGCTGCGCTACGCGCAGGAGCGCTACACCCACAGCCGCCTGTACGCCGGCGATCATCCGACCATCCTGCTCGACCCGGCCGCCAACCCGGTATCGCCGCGCGCCGCCGAACCGGCGCCGAGCAACGACAGCCGCGCGGCACCCGCCGCCGACGCGTCCACGGAGCGCGCGCCGCAGTGA
- the purM gene encoding phosphoribosylformylglycinamidine cyclo-ligase, which yields MTASSSDTTPKPLTYRDAGVDIDAGNEVVERIKPLVKRSFRPEVMGGLGGFGALFDLSGKYREPVLVSGTDGVGTKLKLAQQLNRHDSIGIDLVGMCVNDVLVQGAEPLFFLDYFATGKLDVDTTVAVVGGIARGCELAGCALIGGETAEMPDMYPPGEYDLAGFTVGAVEKSQILDGSRVSKGDVLIGIASSGPHSNGYSLIRRIFDRAGRPGDVAVGGVRLIDALMEPTALYVKPILELLRANGGEHRIHAMAHITGGGLTENIIRVIPAGLGLDIRTATWQLPPVFDWLQREGAVPREEMWRTFNCGIGFVLVVPEDAVAATQADLARLGLSHWRIGEVVAHGGEGERVHIG from the coding sequence GTGACCGCATCTTCTTCCGACACCACCCCCAAGCCGCTGACGTACCGCGACGCGGGCGTCGACATCGACGCCGGCAACGAGGTGGTCGAACGCATCAAGCCGCTGGTCAAGCGCAGCTTCCGGCCCGAGGTGATGGGCGGCCTGGGCGGCTTCGGCGCCCTGTTCGACCTGTCCGGCAAGTACCGCGAGCCGGTGCTGGTCTCGGGCACCGACGGCGTCGGCACCAAGCTCAAGCTGGCCCAGCAGCTCAATCGCCACGACAGCATCGGCATCGACCTGGTCGGCATGTGCGTCAACGACGTGCTGGTGCAGGGCGCCGAGCCGCTGTTCTTCCTGGACTACTTCGCCACCGGCAAGCTCGACGTGGACACCACGGTCGCGGTGGTCGGCGGCATCGCGCGCGGTTGCGAACTGGCCGGCTGCGCGCTGATCGGCGGCGAAACCGCGGAAATGCCCGACATGTACCCGCCGGGCGAATACGACCTGGCCGGCTTCACCGTCGGCGCGGTCGAGAAGTCGCAGATCCTCGACGGCTCGCGCGTGAGCAAGGGCGACGTGCTGATCGGCATCGCCTCCAGCGGCCCGCATTCCAACGGCTATTCGCTGATCCGCCGGATCTTCGACCGCGCCGGCCGGCCGGGCGACGTCGCCGTCGGCGGCGTGCGCCTGATCGACGCGCTGATGGAACCGACCGCGCTGTACGTCAAGCCGATCCTGGAACTGCTGCGCGCCAACGGCGGCGAGCACCGCATCCACGCCATGGCCCACATCACCGGCGGCGGCCTGACCGAGAACATCATCCGGGTGATCCCGGCCGGGCTCGGCCTCGACATCCGCACCGCCACCTGGCAACTGCCGCCGGTGTTCGACTGGCTGCAGCGCGAAGGCGCGGTGCCGCGCGAGGAAATGTGGCGCACCTTCAACTGCGGCATCGGCTTCGTGCTGGTGGTGCCCGAGGATGCGGTCGCCGCGACCCAGGCCGACCTCGCCCGCCTGGGCCTGTCGCATTGGCGCATCGGTGAAGTCGTCGCCCACGGCGGCGAAGGCGAGCGCGTCCACATCGGATGA